One genomic segment of Rhinolophus sinicus isolate RSC01 linkage group LG11, ASM3656204v1, whole genome shotgun sequence includes these proteins:
- the APLP1 gene encoding amyloid beta precursor like protein 1 isoform X6, whose protein sequence is MGHASPATRGLGRRRGPPPLPLPLLLPLLLLLLRAQLAVGSLAGGSPGTAEAPGSAQVAGLCGRLTLHRNLRTGRWEPDPQRSRRCLRDPQRALEYCRQMYPELQIARVEQATQAIPMEHWCGGARGGRCAHPHHQVVPFRCLPGEFVSEALLVPEGCRFLHQERMDQCESSTRRHQEAQEACSSQGLILHGSGMLLPCGTDRFRGVEYVCCPPPVTPDPSGTAVGDPSTRSWPLGGRVEGGEDEEEEESFLQPIDDYFVEPPQAEEEEEKERVPPSSSHPPAGVSKVTPTPRPTDGVDVYFGMPGEISEHEGFLRAKMDLEERRMRQINEVMREWAMADNQSKNLPKADRQALNEVQTHLQVIEERMNQSLGLLDQNPRLAQELWPQIQELLHSEHVSPSELEAPPIGGSSEDKGGLQALDSKDDTPMALPKGSTEQDAAPRGKEKLSPLEQYEWKVNVSAPRGFPVHSSEIQRDELAPAGTGVSREAVSGLLIMGAGGGSLIVLSMLLLRRKKPYGAISHGVVEVDPMLTLEEQQLRELQRHGYENPTYRFLEERP, encoded by the exons ATGGGGCACGCCAGTCCCGCCACGCGCGGTCTGGGCCGCCGCCGGGgcccgccgccgctgccgctgccgctgtTGCTGCCACTATTGCTGCTGCTTCTGCGCGCGCAGCTCGCCGTCGGGAGCCTGGCCGGTGGGAGCCCCGGCACGGCCGAG GCCCCGGGATCCGCTCAAGTGGCTGGACTATGTGGGCGCCTAACCCTTCATCGGAACCTGCGCACCGGCCGCTGGGAACCAGACCCACAGCGCTCGCGACGCTGTCTCCGGGACCCGCAACGCGCACTAGAGTACTGCAGACAG ATGTATCCGGAGCTGCAGATTGCACGTGTGGAACAGGCGACACAGGCCATCCCAATGGAGCACTGGTGCGGGGGTGCCCGGGGTGGCCGCTGTGCCCACCCTCACCACCAGGTTGTGCCTTTCCGCTGCCTGC CGGGTGAATTCGTGAGCGAGGCCCTGCTGGTgcccgagggctgccggttcttGCACCAGGAGCGCATGGACCAGTGTGAGAGTTCAACCCGAAGGCATCAGGAAGCACAGGAG GCCTGCAGCTCCCAGGGCCTCATCCTGCATGGCTCGGGCATGCTTTTGCCCTGTGGCACGGATCGGTTCCGAGGTGTGGAGTATGTGTGCTGCCCCCCTCCTGTGACCCCCGACCCGTCTGGGACAGCAGTTGG TGACCCCTCCACCCGGTCCTGGCCCCTGGGGGGCAGAGTAGAGGGGGgtgaagatgaggaagaggaagaatccTTCCTACAGCCAATAGACGATTACTTCGTGGAGCCTCCACAGgctgaagaggaagaagagaaggaaagagtcCCACCTTCAAGCTCCCACCCTCCTGCAGGGGTCAGCAAAG TGACTCCTACCCCAAGGCCCACAGACGGTGTGGATGTGTACTTCGGCATGCCTGGAGAAATCAGTGAGCACGAGGGTTTCCTGCGGGCCAAGATGGACCTGGAGGAGCGAAGGATGCGCCAGATTAATGAG GTGATGCGTGAATGGGCCATGGCCGACAACCAGTCCAAGAATCTGCCTAAAGCCGACAGACAGGCCCTGAATGAG GTGCAGACCCACCTCCAAGTAATCGAGGAAAGGATGAATCAGAGTTTGGGGCTGCTTGACCAGAATCCCCGCCTGGCTCAGGAGTTGTGGCCCCAGATCC AAGAACTCCTCCACTCTGAACACGTGAGTCCCAGTGAATTGGAAGCCCCTCCCATCGGGGGCAGCAGTGAGGACAAGGGCGGGTTGCAGGCTCTGGATTCCAAGGATG ACACCCCCATGGCCCTTCCAAAAG GGTCCACAGAACAAGATGCTGCACCCCGTGGGAAAGAGAAGCTGTCCCCCCTGGAACAGTATGAATGGAAG GTGAATGTGTCTGCTCCGAGGGGTTTTCCTGTCCACTCATCGGAGATACAGAGAGATGAGCTG GCACCAGCCGGGACAGGTGTGTCCCGAGAGGCCGTGTCTGGTCTGCTAATCATGGGAGCGGGTGGGGGCTCCCTAATCGTCCTCTCCATGCTGCTGTTGCGCAGGAAGAAGCCCTATGGGGCTATCAGCCACGGAGTGGTGGAG GTGGACCCCATGCTGACCCTGGAGGAGCAGCAGCTTCGTGAACTGCAGCGCCATGGCTATGAGAACCCCACTTACCGCTTCCTGGAGGAACGACCCTGA
- the APLP1 gene encoding amyloid beta precursor like protein 1 isoform X2 — translation MGHASPATRGLGRRRGPPPLPLPLLLPLLLLLLRAQLAVGSLAGGSPGTAEAPGSAQVAGLCGRLTLHRNLRTGRWEPDPQRSRRCLRDPQRALEYCRQMYPELQIARVEQATQAIPMEHWCGGARGGRCAHPHHQVVPFRCLPGEFVSEALLVPEGCRFLHQERMDQCESSTRRHQEAQEACSSQGLILHGSGMLLPCGTDRFRGVEYVCCPPPVTPDPSGTAVGDPSTRSWPLGGRVEGGEDEEEEESFLQPIDDYFVEPPQAEEEEEKERVPPSSSHPPAGVSKVTPTPRPTDGVDVYFGMPGEISEHEGFLRAKMDLEERRMRQINEVMREWAMADNQSKNLPKADRQALNEHFQSILQTLEEQVSGERQRLVETHATRVIALINDQRRAALEGFLAALQGDPPQPERVLLALRRYLRAEQKEQRHTLRHYQHVAAVDPEKAQQMRFQVQTHLQVIEERMNQSLGLLDQNPRLAQELWPQIQLLHSEHVSPSELEAPPIGGSSEDKGGLQALDSKDDTPMALPKGSTEQDAAPRGKEKLSPLEQYEWKVNVSAPRGFPVHSSEIQRDELAPAGTGVSREAVSGLLIMGAGGGSLIVLSMLLLRRKKPYGAISHGVVEVDPMLTLEEQQLRELQRHGYENPTYRFLEERP, via the exons ATGGGGCACGCCAGTCCCGCCACGCGCGGTCTGGGCCGCCGCCGGGgcccgccgccgctgccgctgccgctgtTGCTGCCACTATTGCTGCTGCTTCTGCGCGCGCAGCTCGCCGTCGGGAGCCTGGCCGGTGGGAGCCCCGGCACGGCCGAG GCCCCGGGATCCGCTCAAGTGGCTGGACTATGTGGGCGCCTAACCCTTCATCGGAACCTGCGCACCGGCCGCTGGGAACCAGACCCACAGCGCTCGCGACGCTGTCTCCGGGACCCGCAACGCGCACTAGAGTACTGCAGACAG ATGTATCCGGAGCTGCAGATTGCACGTGTGGAACAGGCGACACAGGCCATCCCAATGGAGCACTGGTGCGGGGGTGCCCGGGGTGGCCGCTGTGCCCACCCTCACCACCAGGTTGTGCCTTTCCGCTGCCTGC CGGGTGAATTCGTGAGCGAGGCCCTGCTGGTgcccgagggctgccggttcttGCACCAGGAGCGCATGGACCAGTGTGAGAGTTCAACCCGAAGGCATCAGGAAGCACAGGAG GCCTGCAGCTCCCAGGGCCTCATCCTGCATGGCTCGGGCATGCTTTTGCCCTGTGGCACGGATCGGTTCCGAGGTGTGGAGTATGTGTGCTGCCCCCCTCCTGTGACCCCCGACCCGTCTGGGACAGCAGTTGG TGACCCCTCCACCCGGTCCTGGCCCCTGGGGGGCAGAGTAGAGGGGGgtgaagatgaggaagaggaagaatccTTCCTACAGCCAATAGACGATTACTTCGTGGAGCCTCCACAGgctgaagaggaagaagagaaggaaagagtcCCACCTTCAAGCTCCCACCCTCCTGCAGGGGTCAGCAAAG TGACTCCTACCCCAAGGCCCACAGACGGTGTGGATGTGTACTTCGGCATGCCTGGAGAAATCAGTGAGCACGAGGGTTTCCTGCGGGCCAAGATGGACCTGGAGGAGCGAAGGATGCGCCAGATTAATGAG GTGATGCGTGAATGGGCCATGGCCGACAACCAGTCCAAGAATCTGCCTAAAGCCGACAGACAGGCCCTGAATGAG CACTTCCAGTCCATTCTGCAGACCTTGGAGGAACAAGTGTCTGGTGAGCGACAGCGCCTGGTGGAGACTCATGCCACCCGAGTCATCGCCCTTATCAACGACCAGCGCCGGGCTGCCTTGGAAGGTTTCCTGGCAGCACTGCAGGGGGATCCACCTCAG CCAGAGCGTGTCCTGCTGGCCCTGCGGCGCTACCTGCGTGCAGAGCAGAAGGAGCAAAGGCACACGCTGCGGCACTACCAGCATGTGGCTGCCGTGGATCCTGAGAAGGCCCAGCAGATGCGCTTCCAG GTGCAGACCCACCTCCAAGTAATCGAGGAAAGGATGAATCAGAGTTTGGGGCTGCTTGACCAGAATCCCCGCCTGGCTCAGGAGTTGTGGCCCCAGATCC AACTCCTCCACTCTGAACACGTGAGTCCCAGTGAATTGGAAGCCCCTCCCATCGGGGGCAGCAGTGAGGACAAGGGCGGGTTGCAGGCTCTGGATTCCAAGGATG ACACCCCCATGGCCCTTCCAAAAG GGTCCACAGAACAAGATGCTGCACCCCGTGGGAAAGAGAAGCTGTCCCCCCTGGAACAGTATGAATGGAAG GTGAATGTGTCTGCTCCGAGGGGTTTTCCTGTCCACTCATCGGAGATACAGAGAGATGAGCTG GCACCAGCCGGGACAGGTGTGTCCCGAGAGGCCGTGTCTGGTCTGCTAATCATGGGAGCGGGTGGGGGCTCCCTAATCGTCCTCTCCATGCTGCTGTTGCGCAGGAAGAAGCCCTATGGGGCTATCAGCCACGGAGTGGTGGAG GTGGACCCCATGCTGACCCTGGAGGAGCAGCAGCTTCGTGAACTGCAGCGCCATGGCTATGAGAACCCCACTTACCGCTTCCTGGAGGAACGACCCTGA
- the APLP1 gene encoding amyloid beta precursor like protein 1 isoform X5 yields MGHASPATRGLGRRRGPPPLPLPLLLPLLLLLLRAQLAVGSLAGGSPGTAEAPGSAQVAGLCGRLTLHRNLRTGRWEPDPQRSRRCLRDPQRALEYCRQMYPELQIARVEQATQAIPMEHWCGGARGGRCAHPHHQVVPFRCLPGEFVSEALLVPEGCRFLHQERMDQCESSTRRHQEAQEACSSQGLILHGSGMLLPCGTDRFRGVEYVCCPPPVTPDPSGTAVGDPSTRSWPLGGRVEGGEDEEEEESFLQPIDDYFVEPPQAEEEEEKERVPPSSSHPPAGVSKVTPTPRPTDGVDVYFGMPGEISEHEGFLRAKMDLEERRMRQINEVMREWAMADNQSKNLPKADRQALNEHFQSILQTLEEQVSGERQRLVETHATRVIALINDQRRAALEGFLAALQGDPPQPERVLLALRRYLRAEQKEQRHTLRHYQHVAAVDPEKAQQMRFQVQTHLQVIEERMNQSLGLLDQNPRLAQELWPQIQELLHSEHVSPSELEAPPIGGSSEDKGGLQALDSKDDTPMALPKGSTEQDAAPRGKEKLSPLEQYEWKVNVSAPRGFPVHSSEIQRDELEEALWGYQPRSGGGGPHADPGGAAAS; encoded by the exons ATGGGGCACGCCAGTCCCGCCACGCGCGGTCTGGGCCGCCGCCGGGgcccgccgccgctgccgctgccgctgtTGCTGCCACTATTGCTGCTGCTTCTGCGCGCGCAGCTCGCCGTCGGGAGCCTGGCCGGTGGGAGCCCCGGCACGGCCGAG GCCCCGGGATCCGCTCAAGTGGCTGGACTATGTGGGCGCCTAACCCTTCATCGGAACCTGCGCACCGGCCGCTGGGAACCAGACCCACAGCGCTCGCGACGCTGTCTCCGGGACCCGCAACGCGCACTAGAGTACTGCAGACAG ATGTATCCGGAGCTGCAGATTGCACGTGTGGAACAGGCGACACAGGCCATCCCAATGGAGCACTGGTGCGGGGGTGCCCGGGGTGGCCGCTGTGCCCACCCTCACCACCAGGTTGTGCCTTTCCGCTGCCTGC CGGGTGAATTCGTGAGCGAGGCCCTGCTGGTgcccgagggctgccggttcttGCACCAGGAGCGCATGGACCAGTGTGAGAGTTCAACCCGAAGGCATCAGGAAGCACAGGAG GCCTGCAGCTCCCAGGGCCTCATCCTGCATGGCTCGGGCATGCTTTTGCCCTGTGGCACGGATCGGTTCCGAGGTGTGGAGTATGTGTGCTGCCCCCCTCCTGTGACCCCCGACCCGTCTGGGACAGCAGTTGG TGACCCCTCCACCCGGTCCTGGCCCCTGGGGGGCAGAGTAGAGGGGGgtgaagatgaggaagaggaagaatccTTCCTACAGCCAATAGACGATTACTTCGTGGAGCCTCCACAGgctgaagaggaagaagagaaggaaagagtcCCACCTTCAAGCTCCCACCCTCCTGCAGGGGTCAGCAAAG TGACTCCTACCCCAAGGCCCACAGACGGTGTGGATGTGTACTTCGGCATGCCTGGAGAAATCAGTGAGCACGAGGGTTTCCTGCGGGCCAAGATGGACCTGGAGGAGCGAAGGATGCGCCAGATTAATGAG GTGATGCGTGAATGGGCCATGGCCGACAACCAGTCCAAGAATCTGCCTAAAGCCGACAGACAGGCCCTGAATGAG CACTTCCAGTCCATTCTGCAGACCTTGGAGGAACAAGTGTCTGGTGAGCGACAGCGCCTGGTGGAGACTCATGCCACCCGAGTCATCGCCCTTATCAACGACCAGCGCCGGGCTGCCTTGGAAGGTTTCCTGGCAGCACTGCAGGGGGATCCACCTCAG CCAGAGCGTGTCCTGCTGGCCCTGCGGCGCTACCTGCGTGCAGAGCAGAAGGAGCAAAGGCACACGCTGCGGCACTACCAGCATGTGGCTGCCGTGGATCCTGAGAAGGCCCAGCAGATGCGCTTCCAG GTGCAGACCCACCTCCAAGTAATCGAGGAAAGGATGAATCAGAGTTTGGGGCTGCTTGACCAGAATCCCCGCCTGGCTCAGGAGTTGTGGCCCCAGATCC AAGAACTCCTCCACTCTGAACACGTGAGTCCCAGTGAATTGGAAGCCCCTCCCATCGGGGGCAGCAGTGAGGACAAGGGCGGGTTGCAGGCTCTGGATTCCAAGGATG ACACCCCCATGGCCCTTCCAAAAG GGTCCACAGAACAAGATGCTGCACCCCGTGGGAAAGAGAAGCTGTCCCCCCTGGAACAGTATGAATGGAAG GTGAATGTGTCTGCTCCGAGGGGTTTTCCTGTCCACTCATCGGAGATACAGAGAGATGAGCTG GAAGAAGCCCTATGGGGCTATCAGCCACGGAGTGGTGGAG GTGGACCCCATGCTGACCCTGGAGGAGCAGCAGCTTCGTGA